The following are encoded in a window of Congzhengia minquanensis genomic DNA:
- a CDS encoding LrgB family protein, which yields MKESLCNSAFFGVVVSILAYELGLVLKRKFKLAIFNPIFVSIAVIIVVLLVFDIDYANYDNGAKYLNYLLTPATVCLAIPLYEQLSVLKHNAKAVIVGIVTGVITSMVTIFAFACLFRFGHELYVTLLPKSITTAIGMGQSEELGGIVALTAAVITVTGVFGNMIAETVCKLFRITEPVAIGIAIGASSHAAGTAKAIEIGEVEGAMSSLSIVICGLLTVISASVFAQFL from the coding sequence ATGAAGGAATCGTTATGTAATTCCGCGTTTTTCGGCGTGGTGGTAAGCATTTTGGCCTATGAATTGGGACTGGTTTTAAAGCGGAAATTTAAGCTTGCTATTTTTAATCCCATTTTTGTTTCCATTGCAGTAATCATCGTGGTGCTGCTGGTGTTTGATATTGACTATGCAAACTATGATAACGGTGCGAAATATTTAAATTATCTGCTCACCCCTGCAACGGTCTGTCTTGCTATTCCCCTTTACGAACAGCTTTCTGTGCTAAAGCACAATGCAAAGGCTGTGATTGTGGGAATTGTTACCGGCGTTATCACCAGCATGGTGACGATTTTTGCCTTTGCCTGCCTGTTCCGGTTTGGCCACGAGCTTTATGTTACGTTGCTTCCGAAATCTATTACCACGGCAATCGGTATGGGTCAGTCGGAAGAACTGGGCGGAATTGTGGCGCTAACAGCCGCGGTTATCACGGTGACAGGCGTGTTCGGGAACATGATAGCAGAAACGGTATGCAAATTGTTTCGTATTACAGAGCCGGTGGCAATAGGGATTGCCATCGGCGCGTCGTCCCACGCGGCAGGAACGGCTAAAGCGATTGAAATAGGCGAAGTGGAAGGTGCGATGAGCAGTCTTTCCATTGTAATCTGCGGGTTGCTCACCGTGATTTCAGCTTCAGTTTTTGCGCAGTTTTTATAA
- a CDS encoding CidA/LrgA family protein, whose translation MKYIKQFGIILSVTLLGELLNAVIPLPVPASIYGLVLMLTGLMTKLIPLHAVKETGKFLLDIMPLLFVPAAVGLIDTWGVLRPVIVPVTVTVLVSTVAVMAASGRATQAVIRFSKQKEETKNEGIVM comes from the coding sequence ATGAAATACATCAAACAGTTTGGAATTATTTTAAGTGTAACACTTTTAGGAGAGCTTTTAAACGCAGTGATTCCTCTGCCGGTTCCCGCCAGTATTTATGGGCTGGTGCTGATGCTGACTGGCCTTATGACAAAATTGATTCCGCTTCATGCAGTGAAAGAAACGGGAAAGTTTTTATTAGACATTATGCCCCTTTTATTTGTGCCCGCCGCCGTAGGCCTGATTGATACATGGGGCGTGCTCCGGCCTGTGATTGTGCCTGTTACAGTAACGGTGCTTGTTTCAACGGTGGCAGTTATGGCGGCTTCTGGCCGCGCAACCCAGGCGGTTATCCGTTTTTCTAAACAAAAGGAGGAAACCAAAAATGAAGGAATCGTTATGTAA
- the proC gene encoding pyrroline-5-carboxylate reductase, protein MKIGFIGGGNMAGAITGGVIASGLCSKDEICVCDKNEAVLAKYDREIKTSTNNRDAFFGDYIILAVKPFILPKVLEEIAGMDKKEVEGKVFVSIAAGVTIDTIKQTLGSRTKVVRVMPNTPALVLEGMTVVAQCDNNVDQAEFSAVVDIFNSVGTTEVMPETMINTVTGVSGSSPAYVYMFIEAMADAGVRDGLARDAAYRLAAQSVLGSAKMVLESGKHPGELKDMVCSPKGTTIEAVAELEKRGFRSAVMEAIKACNDKANNIG, encoded by the coding sequence ATGAAAATTGGGTTTATCGGCGGCGGAAACATGGCCGGCGCCATTACAGGCGGGGTGATTGCCTCCGGCCTGTGCTCAAAGGACGAAATTTGCGTGTGCGACAAAAACGAAGCTGTGCTGGCGAAATATGACAGGGAAATAAAAACCAGCACCAACAATCGGGACGCTTTTTTCGGCGATTACATCATTTTGGCGGTAAAGCCGTTTATTTTGCCGAAGGTGCTGGAAGAGATTGCAGGTATGGATAAAAAAGAGGTTGAGGGCAAGGTGTTTGTGTCCATTGCGGCAGGCGTAACAATTGACACAATCAAACAGACGCTGGGAAGCAGGACAAAAGTTGTTCGTGTAATGCCCAACACTCCCGCGTTGGTTCTGGAGGGAATGACGGTGGTGGCCCAGTGTGACAACAATGTTGATCAAGCGGAATTTTCCGCTGTGGTAGACATTTTTAATTCTGTTGGAACGACCGAGGTGATGCCGGAGACCATGATTAACACCGTAACAGGCGTAAGCGGAAGCAGCCCGGCCTATGTGTATATGTTTATCGAGGCCATGGCAGACGCAGGCGTGCGGGATGGACTGGCCCGTGACGCAGCCTACCGGCTGGCGGCACAGTCGGTTTTAGGCTCGGCGAAAATGGTACTGGAAAGCGGAAAGCACCCGGGCGAGTTGAAGGACATGGTCTGCTCGCCAAAGGGTACCACCATTGAGGCAGTGGCAGAGCTTGAAAAACGGGGATTCCGTTCGGCAGTGATGGAAGCAATTAAAGCCTGCAACGATAAGGCAAACAATATTGGTTAA
- the purB gene encoding adenylosuccinate lyase — MTTDTYQSPLCVRYASREMQELFSDDTKFKTWRKLWIALAQTEQELGLPISDEQIAELIEHKDDINYDVARAREKEVRHDVMSHVYAYGQQCPKARGIIHLGATSCYVGDNTDIIVMTEALKLIRTKLVNVIHVLADFALQYKDIPTLGFTHFQPAQLTTVGKRATLWIQDLMMDLEDLEHQISKAKLLGSKGTTGTQASFLELFDGDEEKVRQADKRIAEKMGFSAVFPVSGQTYSRKLDSQVLSILSGIAQSAYKFSNDLRLLQHLKEMEEPFEKSQIGSSAMAYKRNPMRSERISSLARYVIVNSLNPAITASTQWFERTLDDSANKRISVPEAFLAVDAILSIYLNVTDGMVVYENVIHKRIMEELPFMATENIMMQAVKKGGDRQELHEKIRVHSMAAARVVKEEGKPNDLLDRICADSSFHMDRDEIHSILKPELYIGRAPSQTEEFIRDYVSPVLERFQDVLGAKAELSV, encoded by the coding sequence ATGACAACAGATACATATCAAAGCCCCCTGTGTGTGCGGTATGCCAGCCGCGAAATGCAGGAGCTTTTTTCGGACGACACCAAATTTAAAACCTGGAGAAAGCTGTGGATAGCTTTAGCGCAAACGGAGCAGGAGCTGGGACTTCCAATTTCTGACGAGCAAATTGCAGAATTGATTGAGCATAAAGACGATATTAATTACGACGTTGCACGGGCACGGGAAAAGGAAGTGCGCCACGACGTAATGTCGCATGTTTATGCCTACGGTCAGCAGTGTCCCAAAGCAAGGGGAATTATCCATTTAGGCGCCACGTCGTGCTATGTGGGGGACAACACAGACATTATTGTCATGACCGAGGCATTGAAGCTAATCCGCACAAAATTAGTGAACGTGATTCATGTGCTGGCAGACTTTGCGTTACAATATAAGGACATACCTACCCTAGGCTTTACCCACTTCCAGCCGGCACAGCTCACTACCGTGGGAAAACGCGCAACCCTGTGGATTCAGGATTTGATGATGGATTTGGAGGATTTGGAGCATCAAATTAGCAAGGCGAAGCTGTTGGGTTCAAAAGGTACGACAGGAACCCAAGCCAGCTTTTTGGAACTGTTTGACGGCGATGAGGAAAAGGTAAGACAGGCCGACAAAAGGATTGCGGAAAAAATGGGTTTTTCCGCCGTGTTCCCCGTTTCAGGACAGACCTATTCCAGAAAGCTGGACAGTCAGGTGCTTTCCATTTTGTCCGGCATAGCCCAGAGCGCATATAAATTCAGTAACGATTTAAGGCTTTTGCAGCACTTAAAGGAGATGGAAGAGCCATTTGAAAAGAGCCAGATTGGTTCCTCTGCCATGGCATATAAACGGAACCCCATGCGCTCCGAGCGTATTTCTTCCCTGGCGCGATATGTAATTGTAAACAGCTTAAACCCGGCTATAACCGCATCTACCCAGTGGTTCGAGCGCACGCTGGACGATTCTGCCAATAAGCGCATCAGCGTTCCGGAGGCATTTTTGGCGGTGGACGCAATTTTGTCTATTTATTTAAACGTTACCGACGGTATGGTGGTTTATGAAAACGTCATTCATAAGCGTATTATGGAGGAGCTTCCGTTCATGGCCACAGAAAATATTATGATGCAGGCGGTGAAAAAGGGTGGCGACCGGCAGGAATTGCATGAAAAAATCCGCGTGCATTCCATGGCGGCGGCCCGCGTGGTGAAAGAGGAGGGCAAGCCCAACGATTTGCTGGACAGAATTTGTGCTGACAGCAGTTTCCATATGGACAGGGACGAAATCCACAGCATTTTAAAGCCGGAGCTTTATATCGGACGAGCGCCTTCACAGACGGAGGAATTTATCCGAGATTATGTTTCGCCTGTTTTAGAGCGTTTTCAAGATGTGTTAGGCGCAAAAGCCGAACTCAGCGTGTGA
- a CDS encoding Asp23/Gls24 family envelope stress response protein: MAEKDITFETEENPGAIKIANEVVLIIAAQALNDIKGIHLAASAAEGFVDKLVKKPAQRGVRIYLNDEAKEVDIDVHINIDYGMNIPEISYAIQEAVKKNVETMTDISVNKVNVFVDSVFLEKEPKAPKPRRTKHAPEENGEPQPTDSFDGPEPDLEEVLSDDPDNFDVI, from the coding sequence ATGGCTGAAAAAGATATTACATTTGAAACCGAAGAAAACCCGGGCGCTATTAAAATTGCAAACGAAGTTGTTTTAATTATTGCGGCCCAGGCGCTTAATGACATAAAGGGAATTCACTTAGCGGCTTCTGCGGCGGAAGGGTTTGTTGACAAGCTGGTGAAAAAGCCTGCCCAGCGCGGTGTCCGCATTTATTTGAATGACGAGGCAAAGGAAGTGGACATTGACGTTCACATTAATATTGATTACGGCATGAATATTCCTGAAATTTCTTATGCAATTCAGGAAGCCGTAAAAAAGAATGTTGAAACCATGACCGATATTTCTGTAAACAAAGTCAACGTGTTTGTAGACAGCGTGTTTTTAGAAAAAGAGCCGAAAGCGCCAAAACCGAGGCGCACAAAGCATGCGCCGGAGGAAAACGGCGAACCCCAGCCGACAGACAGTTTTGATGGACCGGAGCCGGATTTGGAGGAAGTGTTGTCTGACGACCCAGACAATTTTGACGTAATTTAA
- a CDS encoding SpoIIIAH-like family protein, whose amino-acid sequence MKFFKPKKERTTRTNQRTANEKNKKNKMLVLRKRQVAAVSLILLIGIAGYLNMTIRKGEADPDVSVMYTEASKKLGEAKMVNSTETEENKKEDEGKNNNAAVGADYFTNAKMEREKKRSESIEMLTGVLNSSGADKESKDNAQKQIEQLSKFTESEVAAENMIKAKGYGDCVVFMGENVTSVAVQTNGLNEIDAAVITDLVANSGACRADQVKIVEIKPN is encoded by the coding sequence ATGAAATTTTTTAAACCGAAAAAGGAAAGAACAACAAGAACGAACCAGCGCACAGCAAACGAAAAAAACAAAAAGAACAAAATGCTTGTGTTAAGGAAACGGCAGGTTGCCGCTGTTTCTTTAATTCTTTTAATTGGCATTGCTGGATATTTGAACATGACCATAAGAAAGGGCGAGGCCGACCCGGACGTATCGGTTATGTACACCGAGGCCTCAAAAAAGCTGGGTGAAGCAAAAATGGTAAATTCAACGGAAACAGAGGAAAACAAAAAAGAAGATGAGGGCAAAAACAACAATGCAGCAGTTGGCGCGGACTATTTCACCAACGCGAAAATGGAACGGGAGAAAAAGAGAAGCGAGTCCATCGAAATGCTTACCGGCGTTTTAAACTCCTCCGGGGCGGACAAAGAATCGAAAGACAATGCACAAAAGCAAATTGAGCAGCTTTCTAAATTCACAGAAAGTGAAGTTGCGGCGGAAAACATGATTAAAGCGAAGGGTTATGGAGACTGTGTAGTGTTTATGGGCGAGAACGTAACATCTGTGGCGGTACAGACCAACGGCTTAAACGAAATTGATGCAGCAGTTATCACCGACCTTGTGGCAAACAGCGGCGCCTGCCGCGCAGACCAGGTAAAAATTGTTGAGATAAAACCCAATTAA
- a CDS encoding stage III sporulation protein AF, translating to MADYLKMVIAAVICVSLVCGILPRDGAGKYAGFAAGLIVIAIVVSPLFKLSGTLNLQLSDIETQELSVKGASYLMDEFEKTLSVRIAEKLKTETGRSFQVTVEGKTDETGEITGVARVGLSPYSADFAKIVAEYIDISQDKVVEQ from the coding sequence ATGGCAGATTATTTAAAAATGGTGATTGCGGCGGTGATTTGCGTGTCGCTCGTCTGTGGCATATTACCCAGGGATGGCGCGGGAAAATATGCTGGTTTTGCGGCGGGGCTGATTGTTATTGCCATTGTGGTTTCACCGCTTTTTAAACTTTCCGGCACGCTGAATTTGCAGCTGTCTGACATAGAAACCCAGGAGCTCTCAGTCAAAGGGGCAAGCTATTTAATGGACGAATTTGAAAAAACGCTCTCCGTCCGCATTGCAGAAAAGCTAAAAACCGAAACCGGGCGTTCCTTTCAGGTTACGGTGGAGGGGAAAACAGACGAGACCGGCGAAATTACGGGGGTTGCTCGGGTTGGGCTTTCGCCGTATTCTGCCGATTTTGCAAAGATTGTGGCAGAGTATATTGATATTTCCCAGGACAAGGTGGTGGAACAGTGA
- a CDS encoding stage III sporulation protein AE, which yields MKKVISILSFFLILYLPYIVQAAGVDGLIEEAENRNNVPGYSVSDTARDVLDGKSGFTFSGLADKLASLLFGKIKENTSVIIKMVAAGIISGIAASLCGGKNEIGTICCVAVVSLMSLKIFIFSMSAAEETIDTLFLFVQALMPSVATAAAATGQAAQTAACGVVFGAMQVFIHICKETILPLVAVITALSVVDCLGDTPYLKGVTGLLKSCLKWGTGLLLTLYGAVIAIQSQAAGAFDTVAGKTVKYAVGSFVPVVGGALSDSLEMVGTSARAIKSALGISGIIGVGYVCLSPLINVCAVALSYKLAACLCAVTAEKRVSHVIDEVGGSLVRICGVILAVSVMFVISLAMLCRFGGGAL from the coding sequence ATGAAAAAAGTGATTTCAATACTTAGTTTCTTCCTTATATTATATCTACCATATATTGTGCAGGCAGCAGGGGTCGACGGACTGATAGAAGAAGCGGAAAATAGGAACAATGTGCCGGGCTACAGCGTGTCTGACACAGCGCGGGATGTTTTAGACGGAAAAAGCGGGTTCACCTTTTCGGGGCTTGCCGATAAATTAGCATCGCTTCTGTTTGGTAAGATCAAAGAAAACACTTCCGTCATTATCAAAATGGTGGCTGCAGGCATTATATCAGGAATAGCGGCCAGCCTGTGCGGCGGCAAAAATGAGATTGGCACAATTTGCTGTGTGGCAGTGGTGTCGCTGATGAGCTTAAAAATTTTTATATTTTCTATGTCCGCGGCGGAGGAAACCATTGACACGCTGTTTTTGTTTGTGCAGGCGCTCATGCCCTCGGTGGCAACCGCCGCGGCTGCAACGGGCCAGGCAGCACAGACCGCGGCCTGCGGCGTGGTGTTCGGCGCCATGCAGGTGTTTATTCATATCTGCAAAGAGACTATTTTGCCCTTAGTTGCGGTGATAACAGCGCTGAGTGTGGTGGATTGCCTGGGTGACACGCCCTATTTAAAAGGTGTTACGGGGTTGTTAAAATCCTGCTTAAAGTGGGGAACGGGATTGCTTTTAACCTTATATGGCGCAGTGATTGCAATTCAGTCCCAGGCTGCCGGAGCCTTTGACACAGTGGCGGGAAAAACGGTGAAATACGCGGTGGGAAGCTTTGTTCCCGTGGTGGGCGGTGCCCTGTCAGATTCATTGGAAATGGTGGGCACAAGCGCCCGGGCGATTAAAAGCGCATTGGGGATAAGCGGTATCATTGGCGTTGGCTATGTGTGTTTAAGCCCGCTGATTAACGTGTGCGCCGTGGCGCTTTCTTATAAGCTGGCAGCCTGCCTGTGTGCGGTGACGGCAGAAAAACGGGTGTCTCATGTAATTGATGAAGTTGGCGGAAGTTTAGTCAGGATTTGCGGCGTTATTTTGGCGGTGAGCGTTATGTTCGTTATCAGCCTGGCCATGCTTTGTCGGTTTGGGGGAGGTGCGCTCTAA
- a CDS encoding stage III sporulation AC/AD family protein, giving the protein MVKIVVLAILGAFLSQVLKEYKPFLGTALSIITASAVFFFALPELERITVYAKSIYQAAGGKDMYIDSVLKITGIACLTWLGSDILKDAGLSAASTAVVMTGKVVCMGLCLPVIGALFQTLLSILPN; this is encoded by the coding sequence GTGGTAAAAATTGTGGTTTTGGCCATTTTAGGAGCCTTTCTTTCCCAGGTATTAAAGGAATATAAGCCGTTTTTGGGCACAGCGCTGTCTATCATTACCGCATCGGCCGTGTTTTTCTTTGCACTTCCGGAGCTTGAACGCATTACGGTTTATGCAAAGTCTATTTATCAGGCGGCAGGCGGCAAGGATATGTATATTGACAGCGTGCTGAAAATTACGGGAATTGCGTGCCTCACATGGCTTGGAAGCGACATTTTAAAAGATGCGGGGTTATCTGCTGCGTCCACCGCTGTTGTGATGACGGGAAAGGTGGTTTGCATGGGGCTTTGCCTGCCGGTGATTGGAGCATTGTTTCAAACCCTTTTGTCTATTCTACCGAATTAA
- the spoIIIAC gene encoding stage III sporulation protein AC: MGIDLIFKIAAIGILISVLNQVLIRAGREEQAMLTTLAGLVVVLLMVIQQIDYLFNTVKTIFDL, translated from the coding sequence ATGGGAATTGACCTTATCTTTAAAATTGCGGCCATTGGCATTTTAATCAGCGTGCTGAATCAGGTACTCATTCGCGCGGGCAGGGAGGAGCAGGCAATGCTCACAACACTTGCCGGGCTTGTGGTGGTGCTTTTAATGGTCATTCAGCAGATTGACTATCTGTTCAACACGGTGAAAACCATTTTTGACCTTTAA
- a CDS encoding stage III sporulation protein AB, whose translation MFKALGIAMILFACFMFSYLKADELKQKYHNLKQMKKALSMMKSEISFSAKELSETAGEISESLLGDMKDFFKAVSQNLSDNETLDFGQAWAAVREEFAQTPFLSPAADKTMTDFSQRAGKMSREIEIENIDKTLESLDREIADEGENYAKNRKLIFTLGIGAGLAVLILFI comes from the coding sequence GTGTTTAAAGCTTTGGGAATTGCAATGATTTTGTTTGCCTGTTTTATGTTTTCCTATTTAAAAGCAGATGAGTTGAAACAAAAATATCACAATTTGAAACAGATGAAAAAGGCGCTGTCAATGATGAAAAGTGAAATCTCTTTTTCGGCAAAAGAGCTTTCTGAAACAGCGGGGGAGATTTCGGAATCTCTTTTAGGCGATATGAAAGATTTTTTTAAAGCCGTTTCTCAAAATCTTAGCGATAACGAAACGTTGGATTTTGGACAGGCGTGGGCGGCAGTCAGAGAGGAATTTGCACAAACCCCTTTTTTAAGCCCGGCCGCGGACAAGACCATGACAGACTTTTCCCAGCGGGCAGGCAAAATGTCCCGGGAAATTGAAATAGAAAACATCGATAAAACCTTAGAAAGCTTAGACCGCGAGATTGCGGACGAAGGAGAAAACTACGCAAAAAACAGAAAGCTAATTTTTACTCTCGGCATTGGCGCAGGCTTGGCTGTTTTGATACTGTTCATCTGA
- a CDS encoding stage III sporulation protein AA codes for MDKVRSEILSKMIPEYKTALNACSFHNLQEIRFRADRPVMLYYGDRTSFLRKEGGETDAREQALAASQEDIARMVGAFCRSSVYAYQEEIKGGFITIRGGHRIGISGRAVAEGGKVINIGFFSGLNIRLAREFPHSADGCMKHICAGNRIYNSIIISPPGVGKTTVLRDCARQLSSRFKVVIVDERSELAACGQGVPQFDVGEQTDVLDGFPKPEGITHALRSLSPDVIITDEIGTEADAAAVGELLKGGCKIITSMHGYSIDEALAKKRQLMKLFETAILLGRNNGKAEVQQCLKLWELQ; via the coding sequence ATGGACAAAGTCCGTTCAGAAATTCTATCAAAAATGATTCCGGAATATAAAACGGCGTTAAATGCATGCAGCTTTCACAATCTTCAGGAAATAAGGTTTCGTGCAGACCGGCCCGTTATGCTGTATTACGGCGACAGGACAAGCTTTCTTCGTAAAGAGGGCGGGGAGACAGACGCAAGAGAACAGGCCCTGGCGGCAAGCCAGGAAGATATTGCCCGAATGGTCGGCGCGTTTTGCAGAAGCTCTGTTTATGCCTATCAGGAGGAGATCAAAGGCGGGTTTATTACCATTCGGGGCGGGCACAGAATTGGCATCAGCGGCAGGGCGGTGGCTGAGGGCGGCAAGGTGATTAACATTGGTTTCTTCTCCGGTTTAAACATTCGTTTGGCCAGGGAATTCCCCCACAGCGCCGATGGGTGCATGAAGCATATTTGTGCGGGAAACCGCATATATAACAGTATTATCATTTCACCGCCCGGCGTAGGCAAAACCACAGTGCTCCGGGACTGCGCCCGACAGCTTTCATCGCGGTTTAAGGTGGTAATTGTGGACGAGCGTTCTGAACTTGCTGCCTGCGGCCAGGGCGTGCCGCAGTTTGACGTGGGAGAGCAGACCGACGTGTTAGACGGTTTTCCCAAACCTGAGGGCATTACTCATGCGCTCCGCTCGCTTTCGCCGGACGTTATCATCACAGACGAAATCGGCACGGAGGCAGACGCGGCGGCGGTGGGCGAGCTGCTTAAGGGCGGCTGTAAAATTATTACCAGCATGCACGGCTATTCCATAGACGAGGCGCTTGCAAAAAAGAGGCAGCTTATGAAGCTGTTTGAAACCGCCATACTGCTGGGAAGAAACAACGGAAAAGCGGAGGTGCAGCAGTGTTTAAAGCTTTGGGAATTGCAATGA
- a CDS encoding 3D domain-containing protein, which translates to MGNKKGSIFTNEKFSFRGPSKRFIAIISIVAASILFYGFTPSADEESPLTSVTIVDGENYFEVETKGQTVGDALCVADITLGENDSVSKDLGAEIKDGETITVNRGKLIFLNTSGTTFEIRTNAATVGDALISDGFQVGKYDEVVPDVNTPTADGMTVSVTRVYVEVYEVNEEIPFTEKTITNDEKEAGYKNVIQEGKPGTLVRTFKKVSKDGAGVTATLIGESVASQPVEQIIEIGTKQVSEPAQPPAGTNTGANPSVTLTPGKTADGVPFAAIPTMAQNNTKTTTSGNTAVTAYGTFTFSKVINAKATAYEGSSASNGKWAGKTATGRAPVFGVVAVDPSVIPLNSKLYIESSDGGKSWIYGFAVAGDTGGAIKGNKIDLCYNTLDQCYQFGRRDAVVYVLN; encoded by the coding sequence ATGGGTAACAAAAAAGGATCTATTTTTACGAATGAAAAATTTTCATTCCGTGGTCCTTCCAAACGTTTCATTGCGATTATTTCCATCGTCGCAGCTTCGATTTTGTTCTACGGTTTTACTCCATCGGCTGATGAAGAATCACCACTTACATCAGTGACTATTGTTGACGGTGAAAATTATTTCGAGGTTGAAACAAAGGGCCAGACTGTTGGCGACGCGCTTTGCGTTGCAGACATTACTCTGGGAGAAAACGACTCGGTGTCGAAAGATTTGGGCGCCGAAATTAAAGACGGTGAAACCATTACGGTAAACCGCGGGAAACTGATTTTCCTAAACACTTCAGGCACAACATTTGAAATCCGCACCAACGCCGCTACAGTCGGCGATGCGCTCATATCCGACGGGTTCCAGGTGGGGAAATATGACGAGGTGGTGCCCGATGTGAACACCCCAACGGCCGACGGCATGACGGTGAGCGTCACAAGGGTTTACGTTGAGGTGTATGAAGTTAACGAGGAAATTCCCTTTACAGAAAAAACAATTACAAATGATGAAAAGGAAGCCGGATATAAAAATGTGATACAGGAAGGAAAGCCGGGCACATTGGTCCGCACCTTCAAAAAGGTTTCCAAAGACGGAGCAGGCGTAACGGCTACACTGATTGGTGAAAGTGTCGCATCACAGCCTGTTGAGCAGATAATTGAAATTGGCACAAAACAGGTTTCAGAACCTGCCCAGCCGCCAGCCGGCACGAATACAGGCGCAAATCCGTCTGTGACGCTGACGCCGGGCAAAACTGCCGACGGCGTGCCATTTGCGGCAATCCCCACAATGGCACAGAACAACACCAAAACCACAACCAGCGGAAACACCGCGGTAACGGCTTATGGAACGTTCACCTTTTCAAAAGTGATAAATGCAAAAGCAACAGCCTATGAGGGTTCAAGCGCCTCAAACGGCAAATGGGCCGGAAAAACAGCAACGGGACGCGCGCCTGTGTTTGGCGTAGTAGCGGTTGACCCCAGCGTTATTCCCTTAAACTCAAAGCTGTATATTGAATCGAGCGACGGCGGAAAATCCTGGATTTATGGATTTGCAGTAGCAGGAGACACCGGCGGCGCCATAAAGGGAAACAAAATTGATTTATGTTACAATACATTAGACCAGTGTTATCAGTTTGGAAGACGGGACGCAGTTGTCTATGTTTTAAACTGA